A window of Kiritimatiellia bacterium contains these coding sequences:
- a CDS encoding glycosyl hydrolase, whose translation MSFAYHRYIARCQHLLRLGAPVGDILFSTSCRKARRRCSARPPPRSGATRKCRRSAPTRLGGATRQRCAGARVRNGRIAFEGGAEYALLVLPETESMTLELVETVRSLVRNAATAMGPRPLASPSRAGGAPADAKVREIADELSGVARLTQPTWRRVGRGRLLAPPRSTPTPAAPPTVTRRLDAASQWTWSPETDPMRAPPGRRHFRFCLALEEASRPLPARLIATADNAFRALVNGRTVGKEATFLELVAMDVLARLRPRTNLVEIVATNGGDGSNLAGLNATLEFSYPDGRRRVVSTDSS comes from the coding sequence ATGTCGTTCGCATATCACCGCTACATCGCCCGCTGCCAGCACCTGCTACGCCTCGGCGCGCCGGTGGGGGACATTCTCTTCTCTACCTCGTGCCGGAAGGCGCGCCGCAGGTGTTCCGCCCGCCCCCCACCGCGCTCGGGGGCGACCCGGAAATGCCGTCGTTCCGCGCCCACGCGTTTGGGGGGTGCGACCCGGCAACGCTGCGCCGGCGCGCGCGTTCGCAACGGGCGAATCGCCTTTGAGGGGGGTGCGGAGTACGCGCTGCTCGTGCTGCCCGAAACGGAATCGATGACGCTGGAGCTCGTGGAGACGGTCCGCTCGCTGGTGCGCAACGCCGCCACTGCCATGGGGCCGCGCCCGCTCGCCTCGCCCTCACGCGCCGGCGGGGCGCCCGCGGACGCAAAGGTGCGCGAGATCGCCGACGAGCTCTCGGGCGTCGCGCGACTGACACAACCGACCTGGCGGCGTGTCGGGCGCGGACGGCTGCTCGCGCCGCCGCGCTCCACACCCACTCCGGCGGCGCCCCCAACCGTCACCCGCCGTCTGGATGCCGCCAGCCAGTGGACCTGGTCTCCCGAAACCGATCCGATGCGAGCGCCGCCGGGGCGGCGCCATTTCCGTTTCTGCCTTGCCCTTGAGGAGGCTTCTCGCCCCTTGCCCGCGCGACTCATCGCCACCGCGGACAACGCGTTTCGCGCCCTGGTCAACGGCCGGACGGTCGGGAAGGAGGCCACCTTCCTTGAGTTGGTGGCGATGGACGTATTGGCCAGACTCCGGCCGAGAACTAATCTCGTTGAGATCGTGGCCACCAACGGCGGGGACGGCTCCAACCTCGCTGGCCTGAACGCGACGCTCGAGTTCAGCTATCCGGACGGACGGCGCCGCGTCGTCTCCACCGACTCATCCTGA
- a CDS encoding glycosyl hydrolase — MITALRFRRSRACWRGWPTRGCAAGPAAAVHPADRGLDLSDQLRQEGGLEWEVPPGSRTVLWFGRTLTGQTTRPAPEPGVGWETDKFSRPPLEPHFTNFPRPLLEMRERRPRGVGLTTLHFR, encoded by the coding sequence TTGATCACCGCGCTCCGTTTTCGTCGCAGCCGGGCGTGCTGGCGCGGCTGGCCGACCCGCGGCTGCGCCGCCGGTCCCGCCGCAGCAGTGCACCCCGCCGATCGTGGGCTCGACCTCAGCGACCAGCTGCGGCAGGAGGGAGGCCTGGAGTGGGAGGTGCCCCCCGGCTCACGGACCGTGCTTTGGTTCGGCCGCACGCTGACCGGCCAAACCACCCGCCCCGCGCCCGAGCCGGGAGTAGGTTGGGAGACGGACAAGTTCAGTCGGCCCCCCCTCGAACCGCACTTCACGAACTTTCCCCGACCGCTCCTCGAGATGCGGGAGCGCCGCCCCCGCGGCGTCGGCCTGACCACGCTGCACTTTCGATAG